GATCGAACCCACCGCCGAAGCTTCGTTCGCGGCAATGCGCGAGCGCAGCAGGTTGGGAATGGCGATCGCGGCGATAATCAGGATGATTGCCACCACAATCAGCAGCTCGATCAATGAGAAGCCTTTCTGTTTACGCATGTCGTCTCTCCGTTTTTGCTATCGGAATTGCCAAACAAATCTGCACTCGGCGCGCCAATGCGAGCGGCGGAACCGCCATGGTTACACACCAGGTGTAAGTACCAATCGTTTCATTGACCTGGCGAAGTTTGCCAGGCACAACCGGTGAATTCCATTGACGGGTTGCGGCGAAGCTGCGGGGTATCGATTGACAAAATGTGTCATCCAGAACAGCGAAAAGTGTCACAAACGTAGCGGAAGAGGATGTCCGGCCATGGCCACCTGTGTCAGAGCCGGGACGGCCGCTGACATGCTGATGCTAGAATTCCGGTTAGTTGGGGTGAGTGAATATGCTGCCCAGTACTGGGACTTCCATCCACCGGCTGCGCCTTCGTACCACACCCACCGCGGAGGCGGTTGTCATCCACTGCACGGGTCGCCTGACGTCCGACTATACCGAGGAGCTGCGCGATGAATTCATGCGCGTGCTGCCGGGCGCCAGCCGGATCGTGCTCGACCTCAGAGATCTGCGGCACATGGACAGTTCGGGGCTGGGAACGTTGGTGCGGCTTTATGTCTCCGCGAAATCGGCCAACTGCGAACTGGAGCTGGTGAACTTGAATCAGCGGATCAAAGAATTGCTCGGATTGACCAACCTGCTGTCGGTGTTCAGCACGTGCGGACAGTACCTCACGAAGATTCCATGAGGATCATGGCAGGGCAGCGGTGGCGGCTCCGGTTGCAGGCTGGACTACGACCGCGGGCGTGGCGGCGCGGGGGAAATAGACGGTGAAGGTGCTGCCGCGGCCAGATTGACTGTCCACTGCGATGTAGCTGCCAGTTTGCTTGACAACTCCGTACACGATAGCCAATCCCAACCCGGTGCCCTGGCCTTCCGGCTTGGTGGTGAAGAAGGGCTCGAAGATGTGCGCTTGGGTGCGCTCGTCCATGCCGACGCCGGTGTCGGAGACAGAGAGGCTGACGTAGGAGCCCAGGCGTGAGCCGGGATGGGCTTGCACAAATGCCGAATCCAGTTCGGCGTTGGCAACTCGCAGGATCACGCTGCCGCCCTCGGGCATAGCGTCGCGCGCGTTCACGATCAGGTTGAGCACCACCTGCTCCACCTGGCTGGGATCGGCGCGCGTGGAACCGAGATCGGGGGCGAGCTGAAAGGTAAGGTTGTAGCGCTTGCCGAGCACCGATCGAATGATCGTCTCCATGCCCAGCACCAGGCGATTCAATTCCAGGCGGTGATCGTGCTGCGGCTGCCGCTTGCGGCTGAAAGAGAGCAACTGGCGGGTCAAGGTGGCGGCGCGCTGGGCAGCGCGGTCGATCTCCTCGACTTTATCGCGCATCCCGTCGCCGACAGGGATGTAGTCGAGCAGCAACTCGCTGTAGCCGCGGATGATGGTCAGCAGGTTGTTGAAATCGTGGGCCACGCCCCCCGCCATCTGCCCGACCGTCATCATCTTCTGCTGCTGGGCAACTTCGGCTTCCGCGACGCGTACCTTTTGTTCCGCGGAGCGCGTGTGCTTATCGGCATAGAGGGCCTGGTCGGCGCGGGCCAAGAGATCGTCAGCGGTATCGCCGTGCCGGTACTCGGCCCACCCGGCGGCAAAGGTGATCTCGATCTTCTGCCCCGCGTACTCAAGGTTCAGGCCGCGCAGGTGCATCAGAACCTTGGGAACGTGCTCGGAGGCACACTCCGGCAGCAACACCAGGAACTCATCGCCGCCCATGCGCACCGGCAGGTCGGAGGAGCGGAAGCAGCGCTTCAGGTGGTGGGCGAACGCTTGCAGGGCGCAATCGCCGGCGGCATGGCCATGCTGGTCATTGATTGCCTTGAAGCCATTGAGGTCCAGCATGAGCGCGGTCAGGGCGTATCCCTGGCGCGCGGAGCGGGCGATTTCAACCGGCAGGTGTTCCTTGGCAAAGCGGCGGTTGTAAAGCTCGGTGAGCGGGTCCACCACGGCGAGGCGCTCAAAGGTCTCCGCGCGCGCCTCCAGGGAGGCCATTTCAGCCAGTTGCGTTGCCAGTTGCCGCCGCAGGCGCTTGATCAGAACTTGCTGGTAAATGACGAACAAGCTGAACAGCAGGACGAGCCCGAACAGGCCGTGAACCGCGATATCCAGTTGCAGCCAGTAGGACGGATTCTGCTCGCGCAGGATGCTGGAGAAGCTGAGCGAGAAGATGGCAAAGGTAAGCAGCAGCATGACCAGCACAGCCGCTCCCCAGAGCCACCAATCCTGATTTTCCAGCCGGCGCAGGCGAAAGCGAATGTCATCGAGACTGATCACACGCTGGTGGTCAGCAGCGCCGGCAGGCACACGGCTGGTCGCTTTTGGCTGCTGCTCGGTCAAGGGTCACCCGCACTCGATGGAGCCTGACTATAACCCATTCAACCCAATGAAAGATGCAATAATTCAGGGCACTGGGGAGCGTTGGTCGCAGTTGCGGCGCGGTGCAGAATCAGGACACCGCGGGCCGGTGGAGCGGGGAACGTAATTCTTTCCCGCGCGTCGGCAAAAGCTACCCAACGGCCCCTGCGCTGGGTCCTCTAAGGACCGTATTTTCAGCGCAGGGCGGATGGCATGAAGTATGCATTGGAGAAGGCCAGACGAAGTGGCGCGCAACAGGGGCGCTCTTGAGAATGACTTTCGGCCAGAGAGTTTCTTGAGCGCCCCTTTGCATTCTCCAGCCAATTCTCAATTTCTAAGCCAGGGCAAGCTTCCCACACAGATTAAGTCCGGCACGGCGAAGCAAGGCCGCGACAACGTCTTCTTTCAGGCGGGTGGCGTCGTATTCCACCCGGATGGTGTGCTCCTTCTCGTTGAAGGCAATTCGCCGGATGCCGTAAACGTCGCGCACGCTGTCCAAGGCGCGCATCTCCTGCGGCCCGGGCGGGTTGCCGTAGCGGAATGCGACTTCCACCGCAGACATGTCTCGTCCCCCGTTGAAGAATCCCGAACTACTGCCTTGAGGCGGAACCTACTATAGCAGGCGGACACGCCGCAAGTTTTGCCGCTTGACATTATACTTTACTGTAAGGTTTACACTTACAGCATGAGGATTGGAGAGCTGGCAGGTGAGTTGGGGACGACCGCGCAGGCCGTCCGCTTTTACGAGCGCGCCGGATTGCTGCGGGAGCCGGAGCGCACGAAGTCGGGATACCGCGTATACGGCGCTACGGACGTGGAGCGCCTGCGTTTTATTCGCAAGGCGAAGGAGCTTGGGTTTTCGCTGAGCGAAATCGGCGGCATTCTCCACATGCACGATGCCGGGCAGGTGCCATGCGCCAGGGTCATGGAGATTGCGGAGCGGCATCTGCGGGAAACGCGGGCGGAGATCCGGCGCTTGAGCCGTTTCCGCGCGGAGCTAGCGAGCGCCCTCCGCCGCTGGAGGAGAACGCCGACACGCACTATCACCGGCGACGCCATCTGCGCACTGATCGAGCGCACGGTGGACGATAATCACTGGAAGAATCGCGCGGTTAGATCGTCAGGCCAGAGGAAAGGACGCGTATGACCGACAACACCAGCGCGCTTGCGAAAGATCCGGTGTGCGGGATGAGCGTGGACCCCGCGCGTGCCAAGGGCACGGCCGAGTATCAGGGCAAAAGGTATTACTTCTGCTGCCCGGGATGCGCGCAGAAGTTCACGGCGGAGCCGCAGAAGTATCTCGGCAAAGCACTAGGGCTGGTCAACCTGTCTTCGTCTTTGTCTATGCCCACGCCCGCTGCGCGCCCTCCCGCCGGACTGGTTGGAATCGGCGCGCCCACTCCGCCACCGGCGCCGCCGGAGCGCGATCCGGTGTGCGGGATGATGGTGAATCCGGCGCATCCGGCCGGAAAAGCTGAGTACAAAGGCAAGACGTATTACTTCTGCAATCCGCGATGCGAACAAAGATTTCGCGCCGAGCCGGAAAAATACCTCGCCCCTGAGCAAGCGCAACCCCCAGCGCCGCCCCAAGCGGGCGAGAAGCAAATCTACATCTGCCCAATGGATCCGGAGGTTAGGCAGGAAGGTCCGGGCGCCTGCCCCAAGTGCGGCATGGCGCTGGAACCGGAAATGGTCACCGCGCTGCCCACCAAAACCGAATGGGTGTGCCCGATGCACGCGGAAGTAGTGCGCAGCGAGCCAGGAGCGTGCCCGATCTGCGGCATGGCGCTGGAGCCGCGCACGGTCACCGCAGCGGAACCCGAGAATCCCGAGTTGCGCGACATGACGCGGCGGTTCTGGATCGGCCTAGCGGTTACGATCCCGTTGCTCGTGATCGCCATGGGCCACATGGCGCCCTCGCTGACACAGCTATTTCCGCGCTGGCTGCCGACCTGGGGCGAGCTCGCGCTGGCTACGCCGGTGGTGCTGTGGGGCGGATGGCCATTCTTCCAGCGGGCGTGGACGTCCATCGTGAACCGCCACGCCAATATGTTCACGCTGATCGGCATGGGCGTGGGCGTGGCGTATGCGTACAGCGTGGTGGCAACGGTGGCGCCGGGAGTTTTTCCGGAAGCGTTTCGCCGGCACGGGGTGGTGGATGTCTATTACGAAGCGGCAGCGGCGATCACCACCCTGGTGCTGCTCGGGCAGGTACTGGAACTGCGCGCGCGCAGCCGCACCAACACCGCCATCCGCGCGCTGCTGGATCTCTCGCCCAAAATGGCGAG
This genomic stretch from Terriglobia bacterium harbors:
- a CDS encoding heavy metal-responsive transcriptional regulator — its product is MRIGELAGELGTTAQAVRFYERAGLLREPERTKSGYRVYGATDVERLRFIRKAKELGFSLSEIGGILHMHDAGQVPCARVMEIAERHLRETRAEIRRLSRFRAELASALRRWRRTPTRTITGDAICALIERTVDDNHWKNRAVRSSGQRKGRV
- a CDS encoding prepilin-type N-terminal cleavage/methylation domain-containing protein produces the protein MRKQKGFSLIELLIVVAIILIIAAIAIPNLLRSRIAANEASAVGSI
- a CDS encoding diguanylate cyclase; translation: MTEQQPKATSRVPAGAADHQRVISLDDIRFRLRRLENQDWWLWGAAVLVMLLLTFAIFSLSFSSILREQNPSYWLQLDIAVHGLFGLVLLFSLFVIYQQVLIKRLRRQLATQLAEMASLEARAETFERLAVVDPLTELYNRRFAKEHLPVEIARSARQGYALTALMLDLNGFKAINDQHGHAAGDCALQAFAHHLKRCFRSSDLPVRMGGDEFLVLLPECASEHVPKVLMHLRGLNLEYAGQKIEITFAAGWAEYRHGDTADDLLARADQALYADKHTRSAEQKVRVAEAEVAQQQKMMTVGQMAGGVAHDFNNLLTIIRGYSELLLDYIPVGDGMRDKVEEIDRAAQRAATLTRQLLSFSRKRQPQHDHRLELNRLVLGMETIIRSVLGKRYNLTFQLAPDLGSTRADPSQVEQVVLNLIVNARDAMPEGGSVILRVANAELDSAFVQAHPGSRLGSYVSLSVSDTGVGMDERTQAHIFEPFFTTKPEGQGTGLGLAIVYGVVKQTGSYIAVDSQSGRGSTFTVYFPRAATPAVVVQPATGAATAALP
- a CDS encoding STAS domain-containing protein; its protein translation is MLPSTGTSIHRLRLRTTPTAEAVVIHCTGRLTSDYTEELRDEFMRVLPGASRIVLDLRDLRHMDSSGLGTLVRLYVSAKSANCELELVNLNQRIKELLGLTNLLSVFSTCGQYLTKIP